Within Labilithrix sp., the genomic segment CCCTTCTTGGATTCTTTTGCCATGGCTACTTCGCGCTCTTCTTCTTGGGACGGGCCTTCAACGCGACCTTCTTACGAGACGGCGACTTCGCCGGCTTCGCGGGAGCCGCCACCTTCTTCGGAGCTTCGCCCTTCGCTTCGGCGTTGAGCTCGAGCTGGTGAAGGATCGTCTTCACCCGCGCGAGGTCGCGCTTCGTCTTGTTGATGGAGCTCGTGTCGTCGAGGCGGTTCGTGAAGTTCTTGAACCGGTTCTGGAACGTCTCCTTCGCGAGCGACTTCTCGAGCTCGCGGAGGTCTTCGACGCTGCGCTCGCGCAGATCCTTCGCCTTCATTGGATGCTCCCGCGGATGAGGAACTTGTAACCGAGCGGGAGCTTGTGACCGGCGAGGCGGAACGCTTCGCGCGCGGTCTTCTCGTCGACGCCCGAGATCTCGTACATGACGCGGCCGGGCTGGATGTCCGCCGCCCACTCCTCGACGCCGCCCTTGCCTCCACCCATTCGAACTTCGAGGGGCTTCTTGGTGACGGGGCGGTGCGGGAAGACGCGGATCCAGAGCTTGCCGACGCGCTTCACGTGACGGGTGATCGCCATACGACCGGCCTCGATCTGGCGCGCGGTGATGCGGCCAGGCTCGACGGCCTGCATCGCGAAGTCGCCGAAGGAGACGTCGGACCCGCGGTACGCGATGCCCTTGTTGTTCCCCTTCTGCATCTTGCGGAACTTGGTGCGCTTGGGAGAGAGCATGACTCAGGTGGCTCCTGCGATCTGCGGGCGGCGCTGGCGGCGGGCGAGGACCTCACCCTTGAAGACCCAGCACTTGACGCCGATGATGCCGTACTTGGTTCGCGCTTCGGCCTGACCGAACTCGATGTCGGCGCGGAGCGTGTGGAGGGGGACGCGCCCCTCGCGGTAGGTCTCGACGCGGCTCATCTCGGAGCCGCCGAGGCGACCGCCGCAGCGGATGCGGATGCCCTTCGCGCCGAACTTCATCGCCGTCGAGAGGGCCTTCTTCATCGCGCGGCGGAAGGCGACGCGGCGCTCGAGCTGCATCGCGACGTTCTCGGCGACGAGCTGCGCGGAGGTCTCCGCCTTGCGGATCTCCTGCACGTCGATGAAGACCTCGTTGTCGGTGAACGACTGGACGCCGGGGAACTTGGTCTCGCCCTTCGCCGCGGTCTTGAGGTTACCGATCTTGAGGATCTCGATCCCCTTGCCGCCCTTGCCGATGACCATGCCGGGGCGCGCGGTGTAGACGATGACCTTCGCCTTGTTCGCGGCGCGCTCGACCTCGACGGACGCGATGTTCGCGTTCATGAGGTACTCCTTCACGGCGCGCTTGATGCGGACGTCCTCGTGGAGCCACTTCGCGTAGTTCTTGTCCTCGAACCACTTGCTGTTCCACGTCTTGATGACGCCGAGGCGGAAGCCGTACGGATGAACTTTCTGACCCATTGCTGATTTCCTACTCGCGCGCGCCGAGGTGGATGGTGATGTGGCTCATGCCCTTCTGGATGCGCGTCGCGCGACCCATCGCGCGCGGGCGCCAGCGGCGCATGTGCTTGTTCGGAGCCTTGTCGACGAAGGCGGTCTCGACGAAGAGGGTGTCGAGGTCCACGCCCGGGCTCGTCGTCCGCGCGTTCGCGACGGCGCTCTCGATGAGCTTCTTCACGACCGGCGCACCCGCCTTCTTCGTGAACTCGAGGAGCTGCAGCGCCTCGCCGGCCTGACGGCCGCGGACGAGCTCAATCATGACACGAGCCTTGCGGGGGCTGAGCCGCGCAAAGCGGGCGATCGCCTTCGAAACCATGGTCTTGGAGCCTTCCTCTTGGGCCCCGTCGTACCTCCGACGTCCTTTCGGACGAGCTTCAGAGGCCGTTACGGCAGCTTAGAGCTTGAGAAACACTCGAGTTTCCCCGAGCCCGCGACCTCCCGAGGGAGGACGAGGGACGCGCACTCTACCCACTGCGCGGGTTTTCGCAAGCGATATGGACTCTTTCGAGACGTGGTCTTCGAAATCCCGGGTTTTCAGGCTCCGTCTCGGACGTCCCGCATCACTGAATCGTCCGCGCGATGCGGAAGCCATCAGGCACGACGGCCGTTGACGGCGGGCCCGACGCGTTTGCGGCACGCGCCGCCGTCGACCAAGAAAAGAACGCACCGCCCCGGGACGAGCGCGGGGTCGACACATCCGCCTCGATCGTGGGACTGGGATCCGTCTGGGGCCCGGTGGGGAAGTGGCTTCGGTACCGGTCGTTGACCCACTCGTAGACGTTCCCAATCGTGTCGAAGAGACCCCACGCATTCGGGAGCTTCATTCTTACCGGGTGTGTCGTATTTCCAGAGTTCCACGCATACCACGCTATAGCGTCAAGGTTGGGATCGTAGATGACCTCGCCAGGGCGT encodes:
- the rpmC gene encoding 50S ribosomal protein L29, whose translation is MKAKDLRERSVEDLRELEKSLAKETFQNRFKNFTNRLDDTSSINKTKRDLARVKTILHQLELNAEAKGEAPKKVAAPAKPAKSPSRKKVALKARPKKKSAK
- the rplP gene encoding 50S ribosomal protein L16, yielding MLSPKRTKFRKMQKGNNKGIAYRGSDVSFGDFAMQAVEPGRITARQIEAGRMAITRHVKRVGKLWIRVFPHRPVTKKPLEVRMGGGKGGVEEWAADIQPGRVMYEISGVDEKTAREAFRLAGHKLPLGYKFLIRGSIQ
- the rpsC gene encoding 30S ribosomal protein S3: MGQKVHPYGFRLGVIKTWNSKWFEDKNYAKWLHEDVRIKRAVKEYLMNANIASVEVERAANKAKVIVYTARPGMVIGKGGKGIEILKIGNLKTAAKGETKFPGVQSFTDNEVFIDVQEIRKAETSAQLVAENVAMQLERRVAFRRAMKKALSTAMKFGAKGIRIRCGGRLGGSEMSRVETYREGRVPLHTLRADIEFGQAEARTKYGIIGVKCWVFKGEVLARRQRRPQIAGAT
- the rplV gene encoding 50S ribosomal protein L22; the encoded protein is MVSKAIARFARLSPRKARVMIELVRGRQAGEALQLLEFTKKAGAPVVKKLIESAVANARTTSPGVDLDTLFVETAFVDKAPNKHMRRWRPRAMGRATRIQKGMSHITIHLGARE